Proteins encoded in a region of the Podospora pseudopauciseta strain CBS 411.78 chromosome 6, whole genome shotgun sequence genome:
- a CDS encoding hypothetical protein (EggNog:ENOG503P9CW): MSGGFNKYRCKYFLSYNCPNWVFMNGHACGSCLAEGREAMEPAESTGALATWRQPTEVCVPKAFQGTLQYIIMEAVPNATAGSYWTLRQKVLDPRTQMSQININQITTSDTPRPVMTTTGIPMQVRY; this comes from the exons ATGTCTGGCGGATTCAACAAGTACCGATGCAAGTACTTCTTGAGCTACAACTGCCCCAATTGGGTGTTTATGAACGGCCACGCTTGCGGCTCTTGTCTT GCCGAGGGCCGTGAAGCAATGGAGCCTGCGGAGTCCACCGGGGCTCTTGCAACCTGGCGACAGCCCACCGAGGTTTGCGTCCCCAAAGCATTCCAGGGAACGCTCCAATACATCATCATGGAGGCTGTTCCGAATGCCACCGCTGGATCGTACTGGACCTTGCGGCAAAAGGTCTTGGACCCCCGGACTCAAATGAGCCAAATTAACATCAACCAAATTACGACAAGCGACACCCCGCGGCCTGTCATGACCACGACGGGCATTCCTATGCAGGTGCGATATTAA
- the PRP43 gene encoding DEAH-box ATP-dependent RNA helicase prp43 (COG:A; EggNog:ENOG503NVMW), with protein sequence MCLPNKKLRQPCGRHRQGKASANSEIPAIPSVLCRISHPISALTPLTFGMADQKGTKRSSVESDAQDSKRIKTDDKPNPYLAHLNMDGANDFKSPLDEMERHNTTALQAAKAEDSDINPWTGKPHSENYFKILKTRRDLPVSKQREEFLELYHKTQILVFVGETGSGKTTQIPQYVLYDEMPHQTGKLIACTQPRRVAAMSVAQRVANELDVELGQEVGYSIRFENRTGPKTLLKYMTDGQLLREAMHDPNMNRYSCIILDEAHERTLATDILMALLKEIAHRRSDLKIIVMSATLDAQKFQSYFSLRKEDPPAPLLAVPGRTHPVEIFYTPEPERDYVEAAVRTVLQIHAVEPEGDILLFLTGEEEIEDACRRISLEVDDMVRESDAGPLAIYPLYGTLPPHQQQKIFDKAPEPFRKGGRPGRKCIVATNIAETSLTIDGIVYVVDPGFSKQKIYNPRSRVESLLVSPISKASAQQRAGRAGRTRPGKCFRLYTEKAFKKELIEQTYPEILRSNLSNTILELKKLGVEDLVHFDFMDPPAPETMMRALEELNYLACLDDDGGLTKLGSLASEFPLDPALAVMLISSPEFYCSNEILSITSLLSVPQIWIRPNNNRKRADEMKAQFAHPDGDHLTLLNAYHAYKGAEQNGEDVKKWCHEHFLSFRHLSSADNVRAQLKRIMETHEIELVSTPFNNKDYYTNIRRALLAGFFMQVAMRESSNSKIYKTVKDDQMVMIHPSTVVSSPYDWVVYNEFVLTTKQYIRTVTNVRPEWLLEIAPVYYDVDTFEKGEIKSALVRLTEKVKRRQAMKGGY encoded by the exons ATGTGCTTGCCAAACAAAAAGTTGCGGCAGCCTTGTGGACGGCATCGACAGGGCAAGGCAAGCGCAAACAGTGAAATCCCCGCCATTCCATCTGTCTTGTGCAGAATCTCTCACCCCATCTCTGCACTCACTCCTCTCACCTTCGGAATGGCCGATCAAAAGGGCACGAAGCGATCGAGCGTGGAAAGCGACGCCCAGGACTCGAAGCGCATCAAGACCGACGACAAGCCCAACCCATATCTCGCCCATCTCAACATGGACGGCGCCAACGACTTCAAGTCGCCTCTCGACGAGATGGAGcgccacaacaccaccgcccttcAGGCCGCGAAGGCTGAGGACTCGGACATCAACCCCTGGACCGGCAAGCCGCACTCGGAGAACTACTTCAAGATCCTCAAGACTCGTCGCGACCTGCCCGTCTCTAAGCAGCGCGAAGAGTTCCTCGAGCTCTACCACAAGACCCAGATTCTCGTCTTCGTCGGTGAGACTGGTTCCGGCAAAACCACACAGATCCCTCAGTATGTTCTTTACGACGAAATGCCACACCAGACCGGCAAGCTCATTGCTTGCACGCAGCCTCGTCGTGTCGCCGCCATGTCGGTCGCCCAGCGTGTCGCAAACGAACTCGATGTTGAACTGGGTCAGGAAGTCGGTTACAGCATCCGTTTCGAGAACAGGACCGGCCCCAAGACTCTCCTCAAGTACATGACGGATGGTCAGCTGCTGCGCGAGGCCATGCACGATCCCAACATGAACCGGTACAGCTGCATCATTCTCGATGAAGCTCACGAACGTACGCTCGCCACCGATATCCTGATGGCCCTCCTCAAGGAGATCGCCCACAGAAGAAGCGACCTGAAGATCATTGTCATGTCTGCCACGCTCGATGCGCAAAAGTTCCAGTCCTACTTCAGCTTGCGGAAGGAGGACCCTCCCGCCCCTTTGCTCGCCGTTCCCGGTCGCACACACCCTGTCGAGATCTTTTACACCCCCGAACCCGAGCGAGATTACGTCGAGGCCGCCGTCAGGACAGTTCTTCAGATTCATGCGGTTGAGCCCGAGGGTGACATCCTGCTCTTCCTGACGGGTGaagaggagattgaggatgCCTGCCGCCGGATCAgtttggaggtggatgatATGGTCAGAGAATCAGACGCTGGTCCGCTGGCCATCTACCCTCTTTACGGTACTTTGccaccacatcaacaacaaaagatCTTCGACAAGGCCCCCGAGCCATTCCGGAAGGGGGGTCGTCCCGGCCGCAAGTGCATCGTGGCGACGAACATCGCCGAAACCTCGTTGACGATCGACGGTATCGTCTATGTCGTGGACCCTGGGTTCAGCAAGCAAAAGATCTACAACCCTCGCTCTCGTGTGGAATCGCTCTTGGTTTCTCCCATCTCCAAGGCCTCGGCCCAACAGAGAGCCGGTCGTGCCGGTCGTACCAGGCCGGGCAAGTGCTTCCGTCTCTACACCGAGAAGGCCTTTAAGAAAGAGCTTATTGAGCAGACTTATCCTGAAATTCTCCGGTCTAACCTTTCCAACACCATTCTTGAACTCAAGAAGCTTGGTGTCGAAGATTTGGTGCACTTTGACTTCATGGACCCACCAGCCCCGGAGACCATGATGCGCGCCCTCGAGGAACTCAACTACCTTGCCTGTCTCGATGATGACGGTGGTCTCACTAAGCTTGGGAGCTTGGCGTCTGAGTTCCCCTTGGATCCCGCTCTGGCCGTCATGCTCATCTCTTCTCCCGAGTTCTACTGCTCCAACGAGatcctctccatcacctcgTTGTTGTCGGTACCTCAAATATGGATCcgtcccaacaacaaccgcaagCGTGCCGACGAGATGAAGGCCCAGTTTGCCCACCCCGACGGCGACCACCTGACGCTTCTCAACGCCTACCACGCCTACAAGGGCGCCGAGCAAAACGGCGAGGACGTCAAGAAGTGGTGCCACGAGCACTTTTTGTCGTTCCGTCACCTGTCCTCTGCCGACAATGTCCGGGCTCAGCTCAAGCGCATCATGGAGACGCACGAGATTGAGCTCGTGTCGACGCCGTTCAACAACAAGGACTATTATACCAACATTCGGCGGGCGCTGCTGGCGGGGTTTTTTATGCAGGTCGCCATGAGGGAGAGCTCGAATAGCAAGATTTACAAGACGGTAAAGGACGACCAGATGGTGATGATTCATCCGAGCACGGTGGTGTCGAGCCCGTATGATTGGGTGGTGTACAATGAGTTTGTGCTCACGACGAAGCAGTATATCCGGACGGTGACGAATGTTAGGCCCGAGTGGCTTCTT GAAATTGCGCCGGTTTATTATGATGTTGATACttttgagaagggggagatcaAGTCTGCGCTGGTGAGGTTAAcggagaaggtgaagaggaggcagGCTATGAAGGGGGGTTATTGA
- a CDS encoding hypothetical protein (BUSCO:EOG09260SAH; COG:H; EggNog:ENOG503NVXA), with product MSYSGALNPASEDYESRPHYYIGQHDSDRCEVLDDDQYNQVLNSGFNFVTAPITNQHFFRRVVDQHKEFLKERQEWNDRLAPAQRTNPSLPVPIVPTLTDEDTSLYPSHHIGSFITYASPWIDLCSTDPYISGVSRQVLNMEVAYANFCGARTIVIPGPRQDESGRGIAQFARAIQEALLQVTRANLIIHLPMYREPLLEEKCETLSDIFDGSRMDADPKKEIDIFTSWDSWHTIRSVCEYSSRLFLALRIPRRVPEKNLQERWFSEPLHFLTIGQSIFQSNRAGSPTLTKHHQDLINRYMRLKNAPWIILNDVGPNAEDLGAARAIKAIEYPSLAEASKALQERKPKSGLNEYVSYMKYLERQQPPYTAMETPALTSFQDWLQSPLQPLADNLESATYEVFEGDPVKYDQYEAAIKEAMAEWKILKKPSALGTESEPYNPELVCAVAGAGRGPLVTRVLRAAQATNTKIQLWAVEKNQNAFVYLLNKNKREWDGQVTLVKTDMRGWGGPVPRGSSTPCKVDILVTELLGSFGDNELSPECLDGIQNHLFQPSGMSIPHSYTAHLSPISTPRLFADIASRESDPHAFEIPYVVRLFQLDFNAQKVPNHPRFQQAWEFVHPVGVNRADEFAAEYGFGRKYVTPGGGAMYGSNGTNEHNARRCHLTFVCPTRGVTHGLAGYFESTLYESQLEGGGEGKRVEISILPDQIDRKSKDMISWFPIFFPLKKPLYFPQDAELEVSMWRQTDDTKVWYEWLIEVYAWVGPQTRIKVGASEMHSSKKVACLM from the exons ATGTCGTATTCAGGAGCCCTCAACCCGGCCTCGGAGGACTACGAGTCCCGTCCTCATTACTACATTGGCCAGCACGACTCGGACCGGTGCGAGGtcctcgacgacgaccaGTACAACCAGGTTCTTAACAGTGGA TTCAACTTTGTCACTGCCCCAATCACCAATCAGCATTTCTTCCGGAGGGTTGTCGACCAGCACAAGGAATTTCTCAAGGAGAGGCAAGAATGGAACGACCGTCTGGCTCCGGCTCAAAGGACGAACCCGTCTCTGCCAGTACCCATCGTGCCTACACTGACAGATGAGGACACCTCGCTGTACCCAAGCCACCACATCGGCTCCTTCATCACCTATGCCAGCCCATGGATCGACCTTTGCTCCACAGACCCGTATATCTCGGGCGTCTCTCGCCAGGTCCTCAACATGGAGGTCGCCTATGCCAACTTCTGCGGTGCCAGGACCATCGTGATCCCCGGGCCTAGGCAAGATGAGAGCGGCCGTGGTATTGCTCAGTTTGCCCGTGCGATTCAGGAGGCGTTGCTTCAGGTGACAAGGGCTAACCTGATCATTCACCTGCCCATGTACCGCGAGCCcctgttggaggagaagtgCGAAACGCTCTCGGATATCTTTGACGGGAGCCGTATGGACGCTGACCCCAAGAAAGAGATTGACATCTTCACTTCATGGGACTCATGGCACACCATCCGCTCAGTATGCGAGTACTCGAGCAGATTattcctcgccctccgcaTTCCTCGCCGTGTGCCGGAAAAGAACCTCCAGGAGCGGTGGTTCTCGGAGCCATTGCACTTCTTGACCATCGGCCAGTCCATCTTTCAGTCCAACCGAGCCGGCAGCCCAACTCTCACCAAGCACCACCAAGATCTCATCAACCGTTACATGCGTCTCAAGAACGCCCCCTGGATCATCCTGAATGACGTCGGCCCCAACGCCGAAGACCTCGGCGCCGCCCGTGCCATCAAAGCGATCGAGtacccctccctcgccgaaGCAAGCAAAGCCCTCCAGGAACGCAAGCCCAAGTCGGGCCTGAACGAGTACGTCTCGTACATGAAGTACCTCGAgcgccaacaacccccctacACGGCCATGGAAACCCCAGCCTTGACTAGTTTTCAAGACTGGCTCCAGtcccccctccagcccctcGCCGACAACCTCGAGTCAGCCACCTACGAGGTCTTCGAGGGCGACCCGGTCAAATACGACCAGTACGAAGCCGCCATCAAGGAAGCCATGGCCGAGTGGAAGATCCTCAAGAAGCCCTCGGCCCTCGGGACAGAGAGCGAGCCTTACAACCCAGAACTCGTCTGTGCTGTCGCCGGCGCCGGCCGTGGGCCTCTTGTTACTCGTGTCCTCCGCGCAGCACAGgcaaccaacaccaagatcCAACTCTGGGCCGTGGAGAAGAACCAGAACGCGTTTGTCTACCTCTTGAACAAGAACAAGCGGGAGTGGGACGGGCAGGTGACGCTCGTAAAGACAGACATGCGCGGCTGGGGCGGGCCGGTTCCCCGGGGGTCGTCTACGCCGTGCAAAGTTGACATACTGGTGACGGAGCTCCTTGGTTCGTTTGGAGACAATGAGCTGTCGCCTGAATGTCTGGATGGCATCCAGAACCATCTCTTTCAACCGAGCGGGATGTCTATCCCTCACAGCTACACCgcccacctctccccaatCTCCACCCCGAGGCTGTTTGCTGACATCGCCTCCCGCGAGTCAGACCCGCACGCGTTTGAGATCCCTTATGTTGTTAGGTTGTTTCAGCTGGATTTCAACGCGCAAAAGGTCCCTAATCACCCGAGGTTTCAGCAGGCGTGGGAGTTTGTTCATCCTGTTGGTGTCAACAGGGCGGACGAGTTTGCTGCTGAGtatgggtttgggaggaagTATGTCACTCCCGGCGGGGGGGCGATGTATGGGAGTAATGGGACGAATGAGCATAATGCCAGGCGCTGTCACTTGACGTTTGTTTGCCCTACGCGGGGTGTTACTCACGGGTTGGCGGGGTATTTTGAGTCGACGCTTTATGAGAGCcagttggagggggggggggaggggaaaagggtgGAGATTAGCATCTTGCCTGATCAGATCGATAGGAAGAGTAAGGATATGATTAGTTGGTTTCCCATCTTTTTTCCGCTCAAG AAACCGCTGTACTTTCCTCAGGACGCCGAGTTGGAGGTTAGCATGTGGAGGCAGACGGACGACACAAAGGTTTGGTATGAGTGGCTGATCGAGGTGTACGCCTGGGTTGGGCCGCAGACGAGGATCAAGGTGGGGGCGAGCGAGATGCATAGTAGTAAGAAGGTTGCTTGTTTGATGTAG
- a CDS encoding hypothetical protein (COG:A; EggNog:ENOG503P5AF) — translation MSSFVPVNPRPFLQDLVNKDVIVRLKWNETEYKGRLVSIDSYMNIQLANTEEFIEQKFTGTLGQVLIRCNNVLYVRGAEGGDKGGDTKMEE, via the exons atgTCCTCCTTCGTCCCCGTCAACCCCCGGCCCTTCCTCCAAGACCTCGTCAACAAGGACGTGATCGTCCGCCTAAAGTGGAACGAGACAGAGTACAAGGGGAGATTAGTC aGCATCGACTCCTACATGAACATCCAGCTCGCCAACACGGAGGAGTTCATTGAGCAAAAGTTCACGGGCACCCTCGGCCAGGTCCTGATCCGGTGTAATAATGTGCTTTATGTAAGGGGTGCTGAGGGGGGGGACAAAGGGGGGGATAcgaagatggaggagtgA
- a CDS encoding hypothetical protein (EggNog:ENOG503PDYT), with protein MAAIGPLTTTFSAPSSCATVLSNFYEVFEGDKESSYVQGPLFPTHKDCFPSGYDPEPTKYYSPGFCPQEYTAACSSVRTSSTVTETAIACCPNYGVEYTCATESKPESGCTTVWQGGAGELKPIVIKNSTIASTATVTLRGGAISAYAVQIRFQASDLSNAVSPSRTAAIPPATNVLLPPDNTSSSSTGLSSTAIIGIAVGGGLGFFIIFSSLCLWCYMRRRRKQYAPQQKPPQPGSGAPSRYSTRSRPHHTFYDDTNSQHTAPTPSYRSQRSHRSSSRMHHNTIPEHAEAPPVPPKEKSVSYRAIPPPYELSEEPSPRLGGGYGKRSHSLLHSPGSVRTYESKKSHGRGDSGVMYGVGIQVPIGTRAPAELEAEVPVERERAASPESGMTGWTGVTQATGSSGGLTDTRLGRGAASPLGWL; from the exons ATGGCGGCCATCGGTCCGTTGACCACGACCTTCTCGGCTCCGTCGAGTTGTGCGACGGTTCTTTCCAACTTTTACGAGGTTTTTGAGGGGGATAAGGAGTCGAGTTATGTTCAGGGGCCGCTATTCCCAACACATAAAGACTGTTTCCCGAGTGGTTATGATCCAGAACCGACAAAATACTACTCGCCTGGGTTCTGCCCGCAGGAGTATACAGCTGCATGCTCGAGTGTTCGCACATCAAGCACCGTGACGGAAACCGCCATTGCCTGCTGTCCAAA CTATGGTGTCGAATACACCTGCGCAACCGAATCAAAGCCGGAATCAGGATGCACCACGGTCTGGCAAGGCGGCGCCGGCGAACTCAAGCCAATCGTCATCAAAAActccaccatcgccagcacTGCAACCGTCACCCTCAGAGGAGGTGCGATATCAGCCTATGCAGTTCAGATCCGCTTCCAAGCCTCTGATCTCTCC AACGCCGTCAGCCCCTCCCGAACAGCAGCCATCCCCCCCGCAACcaacgtcctcctccccccagacAATACCAGTTCCTCGTCCACCGGCCTAAGCTCAACAGCCATAATCGGCATCGCCGTCGGCGGCGGCCTGGGGTTTTTCATCATTTTTTCCTCGCTATGTCTCTGGTGCTACATGCGCCGTCGCAGGAAACAATACGCCCCCCAACAaaaacctccccaacccggAAGCGGCGCCCCTTCACGCTACAGCACCCGCTCCCGCCCCCACCATACCTTCTATGACGACACAAACAGTCAACACacagccccaaccccatcctaCCGCTCCCAGCGCTCCCATCGATCCTCCTCCCGGATGCACCACAACACCATTCCCGAGCACGCCGAAGCACCCCCCGTCCCTCCCAAAGAAAAATCGGTTTCTTACCGTGCCATCCCGCCTCCGTACGAGCTATCGGAGGAGCCTTCCCCAAGGCTGGGTGGTGGGTACGGGAAGAGAAGCCACAGCTTGCTGCATAGTCCGGGCAGTGTGAGGACGTATGAAAGTAAAAAGAGccatgggaggggggatagCGGGGTGATGTACGGGGTGGGGATTCAAGTTCCCATCGGGACGAGGGCGCCGGCCGagctggaggcggaggtgcCGGTTGAGAGGGAAAGGGCGGCGAGTCCGGAGAGTGGGATGACGGGGTGGACGGGGGTCACGCAGGCTACGGGGAGTAGTGGCGGGTTGACGGATacgaggctggggaggggggcggcgAGTCcgttggggtggttgtga